A single region of the Terriglobales bacterium genome encodes:
- a CDS encoding WG repeat-containing protein — MIHRGRVRPLWISLVPALFFCLALQAQVKDRLFRVQVGGKFGYMNEQGKLIIPPDFKAARKFRDGLAPVQAGDKWGYIDTKGHLVIKPQYDDARIFSFGLASVEVGEHWGYINRQGRVVIPTSFEVARTFMDPGDGTGPTARVKTTGKWGMIDTQGRTIVNPMYDEMEGPLEEGVSPVKLNGLWGYIDRTNTYVIQPQFEFAEAFTSGVAAVEKDNHWGFIDHKGAWLVPCTFDGANELFEDRGPVKIGSKWGFVDKSGKLVIPAQFEEVQSFENGLAEVRNEVGLGYINRNGEWIWKSAK, encoded by the coding sequence ATGATTCATCGCGGTAGAGTTCGACCACTCTGGATTTCGCTTGTTCCTGCGCTTTTTTTCTGCCTCGCCCTGCAGGCCCAGGTCAAAGACCGTCTCTTTCGGGTTCAAGTGGGTGGAAAGTTCGGGTATATGAATGAACAAGGAAAACTCATCATTCCCCCCGACTTCAAAGCAGCTCGCAAGTTTCGGGATGGCTTGGCTCCTGTACAGGCTGGAGACAAGTGGGGCTACATCGACACTAAAGGTCATCTTGTTATTAAGCCTCAGTATGACGATGCTCGAATCTTTTCTTTCGGACTTGCTTCAGTGGAAGTGGGAGAGCATTGGGGCTACATCAATCGCCAAGGGCGAGTTGTCATCCCTACGAGCTTTGAGGTCGCGCGGACGTTCATGGATCCAGGCGACGGCACAGGACCGACAGCTCGTGTCAAGACTACGGGTAAATGGGGAATGATTGACACGCAAGGGCGAACTATCGTTAATCCGATGTATGACGAGATGGAGGGACCGCTGGAGGAAGGAGTATCACCCGTAAAGTTGAACGGACTTTGGGGCTACATCGACCGCACAAATACGTACGTTATACAACCACAGTTCGAGTTTGCAGAAGCGTTCACCTCAGGCGTTGCCGCAGTAGAAAAGGATAATCACTGGGGCTTCATAGACCACAAAGGCGCCTGGCTAGTGCCCTGCACTTTCGATGGGGCTAATGAACTTTTCGAAGATCGGGGACCCGTGAAGATCGGCTCTAAGTGGGGGTTCGTGGACAAATCCGGAAAACTGGTTATTCCAGCGCAGTTTGAAGAAGTTCAAAGCTTCGAAAATGGGCTGGCGGAAGTCCGAAATGAAGTTGGTCTTGGCTACATTAACCGCAATGGAGAGTGGATATGGAAATCAGCAAAATAG